From Desulfovibrio sp., the proteins below share one genomic window:
- a CDS encoding 4-hydroxy-2-oxovalerate aldolase, translated as MELFDCTLRDGGNVLGNGFPAELTTLMLHGLVDCGIRYIEYGNANGMGAGEEQGKTAPLTDAAYLALAKPLVDKARLGMFLGAGNATDARVEAAAANGLSFLRVGANAGDGDKARRAVELVKKYKLEACYSLMKAYVLSPDALADEAARLQDMGVDMVTIMDSAGTMMPDEVSCYVEKMVRRVDIPVGFHGHNNLGLSVSNAVAAFREGASIIDCGLMGMARSAGNLATEIAVAVFDRLGIRTADLNSLLRFIDEKLAPAMEKHGYKPPVVPLDLVFGLAGCHSSNTAALLEASKEFGVDVFRLTMSVSAENRKNPSKDLIREHAHKLAAGVLATCD; from the coding sequence ATGGAACTTTTTGATTGCACCCTTCGTGATGGCGGCAACGTGCTTGGCAACGGCTTTCCGGCCGAACTGACGACACTGATGCTGCACGGGCTTGTTGATTGCGGCATACGCTACATTGAGTACGGCAATGCCAATGGCATGGGCGCAGGCGAAGAACAGGGAAAAACGGCTCCGCTTACGGACGCTGCATACCTGGCCCTGGCAAAGCCGCTGGTGGACAAGGCCCGTCTGGGCATGTTTCTTGGCGCGGGCAACGCCACCGATGCACGTGTGGAAGCCGCTGCGGCAAACGGTTTGAGTTTTCTGCGCGTCGGGGCCAATGCCGGCGATGGCGACAAAGCGCGTCGAGCCGTGGAACTGGTAAAAAAATACAAGCTTGAGGCCTGTTATTCATTGATGAAGGCCTATGTGCTCAGCCCGGACGCTCTGGCAGACGAAGCTGCCCGGCTGCAGGACATGGGCGTGGACATGGTGACCATTATGGACTCGGCCGGAACCATGATGCCGGATGAAGTCAGCTGCTATGTAGAAAAAATGGTGCGCCGGGTTGACATTCCTGTGGGATTTCACGGGCACAATAATCTGGGGCTGTCAGTGTCAAACGCCGTTGCGGCATTCAGGGAAGGGGCCAGCATAATCGATTGCGGCCTGATGGGCATGGCCCGCAGCGCCGGTAATCTGGCCACAGAAATTGCGGTGGCCGTTTTTGACCGCCTTGGAATCCGCACGGCCGACCTGAACTCCCTCTTGCGGTTTATTGACGAAAAGCTGGCCCCCGCCATGGAAAAACATGGTTACAAGCCTCCGGTTGTTCCCCTGGACCTGGTGTTTGGCCTGGCGGGTTGCCATTCATCCAACACAGCGGCATTGCTCGAAGCCTCAAAGGAATTCGGCGTGGACGTTTTTCGTCTTACAATGTCCGTTTCCGCCGAGAACCGTAAAAATCCCTCAAAAGACCTCATCAGGGAACATGCCCACAAGCTTGCCGCTGGCGTGCTTGCCACGTGTGACTGA